Below is a genomic region from Brassica oleracea var. oleracea cultivar TO1000 chromosome C9, BOL, whole genome shotgun sequence.
AAGACGGCGATTCTTATGATTCCCGTTATCGTCTGCCCGAACCCACCACCTGCTTGTCGTTGCTGCTGCGGCTGAGCATCACCGCCCGCCGCCGCTGTTTCACCTGCTGCCGGCGGAGCCATATTCGGGGAAGAGAAGAGATGCTTTCCCGAATCAAAGCTGTTAACTTTACTGACGAGATGTGTAAAGCAGAGGAGAGTCTAGAGAGAGATACCTAATAAGGACGTTATACGAAATAAATAGTTTATTTGCATAAAAGGACCTCAATAATTTATTTTATTCTTATTTTACCCCGTTAGTAGTCGAATTTTCATAATTTAACCTTACTCTGTTCAGCTATAATTTAACCTTGCTTGCTTTTATGAAACTGAGCGGAGACATAAGGAACTTGATAAAGACTGTTTCTTTTCTAGTGTCCCTATGCCTCTATCACATTTATTCTTTGCTTGTGTGTCGATTGTTAGAAATTTTTTGAAGTAAATTTTTTTTTTTTTTCTTTGCCTATCAAGTGTTTGTGGAAATGTCTGATCCAAATTCTGTAGCGTGGATTTTCTTGATAAACGGCTGTTACTGGGATAGTTTTAGGACAGTTTTTTTCGGACTTGGTAGCTTAATGGTTCGTATCTATGCTGAAAGTTGTTATCCTAATGAAGCCATTGATGTTTTCCGTGAGATACAAGCAAGATGAATGAGGCCCAACGCTGTGACAGTCATGAATCTCCTTCCTGTGTGTTCGCAGTTATATTATCAGAGGCGGAGTTATTGATATCCACCTGAAGGGAACTCTACTAGACGTATATGCCAAATGTGGCAGCTTGAAGAACGCGTATTCTGTTTTCCACTCAGATGGTCATAGAGATCTGGTTATGTTCACTGCTGTGTACGGTATGGGTAAGGAAGCACTTATGATCTACTCTCTTATGATGGACTTGGGGATTAAGCCTGATCATGTTTTCATAGCTACTCTGTTGACTGCATGCTGTCACGCTTGGTTAATACAAGATGGATTGCAAATATTCGACTCAATAAGGACTGTTTACTGTAATGAAACCTACTGTTGGGAATATTACCCAATATCGATGAGATGAAGATGGTATTAGACAACTAGAAAATTTAAGAAGAAGACTCTTAATATTTAGGAAAGGGTTTACTACAAAGATTTTGTTTTTGGAAACTCTCTCTTACAAATATTTTNNNNNNNNNNNNNNNNNNNNNNNNNNNNNNNNNNNNNNNNNNNNNNNNNNNNNNNNNNNNNNNNNNNNNNNNNNNNNNNNNNNNNNNNNNNNNNNNNNNNNNNNNNNNNNNNNNNNNNNNNNNNNNNNNNNNNNNNNNNNNNNNNNNNNNNNNNNNNNNNNNNNNNNNNNNNNNNNNNNNNNNNNNNNNNNNNNNNNNNNNNNNNNNNNNNNNNNNNNNNNNNNNNNNNNNNNNNNNNNNNNNNNNNNNNNNNNNNNNNNNNNNNNNNNNNNNNNNNNNNNNNNNNNNNNNNNNNNNNNNNNNNNNNNNNNNNNNNNNNNNNNNNNNNNNNNNNNNNNNNNNNNNNNNNNNNNNNNNNNNNNNNNNNNNNNNNNNNNNNNNNNNNNNNNNNNNNNNNNNNNNNNNNNNNNNNNNNNNNNNNNNNNNNNNNNNNNNNNNNNNNNNNNNNNNNNNNNNNNNNNNNNNNNNNNNNNNNNNNNNNNNNNNNNNNNNNNNNNNNNNNNNNNNNNNNNNNNNNNNNNNNNNNNNNNNNNNNNNNNNNNNNNNNNNNNNNNNNNNNNNNNNNNNNNNNNNNNNNNNNNNNNNNNNNNNNNNNNNNNNNNNNNNNNNNNNNNNNNNNNNNNNNNNNNNNNNNNNNNNNNNNNNNNNNNNNNNNNNNNNNNNNNNNNNNNNNNNNNNNNNNNNNNNNNNNNNNNNNNNNNNNNNNNNNNNNNNNNNNNNNNNNNNNNNNNNNNNNNNNNNNNNNNNNNNNNNNNNNNNNNNNNNNNNNNNNNNNNNNNNNNNNNNNNNNNNNNNNNNNNNNNNNNNNNNNNNNNNNNNNNNNNNNNNNNNNNNNNNNNNNNNNNNNNNNNNNNNNNNNNNNNNNNNNNNNNNNNNNNNNNNNNNNNNNNNNNNNNNNNNNNNNNNNNNNNNNNNNNNNNNNNNNNNNNNNNNNNNNNNNNNNNNNNNNNNNNNNNNNNNNNNNNNNNNNNNNNNNNNNNNNNNNNNNNNNNNNNNNNNNNNNNNNNNNNNNNNNNNNNNNNNNNNNNNNNNNNNNNNNNNNNNNNNNNNNNNNNNNNNNNNNNNNNNNNNNNNNNNNNNNNNNNNNNNNNNNNNNNNNNNNNNNNNNNNNNNNNNNNNNNNNNNNNNNNNNNNNNNNNNNNNNNNNNNNNNNNNNNNNNNNNNNNNNNNNNNNNNNNNNNNNNNNNNNNNNNNNNNNNCATTGTCTTGGAGCTTGCTTGAGACCGTAAAGACTCTTCTTTAATCGGCACACCAAGTCTTCTTTTCCTGGAACCTTGAATCCTTCAGGTTGCTCCATATAGATTTCCTCCTCGAGTTCACCATGTAGAAAGGCCGTCTTGACATCGAGTTGTTCAATCTCCAAGTCTAGAACCGCTGCTAAACCAAGAACCACTAGGATAGAGTCTAAGGTCATTCGTATTAAGAGCTTTTTTAAAAAAAAAATTCACCAAAAATAATAATATTTTATTAGGAGTTTCTTTCAAAACTTTGAGAGATTCATGCGAAAGTTTTTCATTTTAGAGACTATGACATGACTTTCAAAATTTTGGAAATTCGTATTAAAATATTGTTATATTTGGTAAGAGATTTTGTTTGATAGACTTCTAGTTAATACAGATGCCCTAAATGATGGAGAAACTGAACAAACAGAATCAGATGTCACATGAGTCGAATAATCAACTAAAACAAGAACTAAGCTTATTAAATTTCAAAAAAGAAAGAACTAAGCTTACCGTTCAAATTAAAACTAATAGCTATGCCGTTTTTCAAAATAAAAAGATTTATTATTTATGATTGGTTAGAATATATTTGTTATATTATAGTGCGAATCATTTCCTCAATAATTTAATACCAATCATAATCCAATGATTCCAATCTGTGTTGTGTATATAATATACAACATACTGCATAGTTTCACAACTCGCCAAAAAGTTAGCATCTGATTCTCTCAAACCCGAAAGAAGAACAAAACACTTAACTAACAAACATGTTACGTTTCGTGATACTCTCTCTAACTCTTGTTTCTCTCATCAACTCATCAAACATCCCTAAAACAGCAGCAACTCCACCCTCCAGATACCAAAACTACAAAACGTTCGTAAAAACCGCATGCAACTCAACAACATATCCTACAATGTGCTACAACTCATTGTCCTCCTACTCCTCCACCATCAAAGCTGACCCAATCAAACTCTGCACAACGTCCCTCAACGTCAACCTCAAATACGCCAAAAACGCCACGTTAGTCGTCTCAAACCTTCTCAAAAAGGCTAAATCCACCTCCAGCCCTGAGGTCCCGGTCCTCAAGGACTGCGTGGAGGAGATGAAGGACACTGTCGACGAGCTCAAGCAGGCAATGGCCGAGTTGAAGAATCTCAACGGCGGAGGAATCTCAAAGGAGGAGCATCTAAAGAACATGAAGACGTGGGTGAGCGCGGCGTTGACCGACGATACTACGTGTACGGACGAGTTCGAGGAAGAGGAAGTGAATGAGGAGACGAAGAAGAAGGTGGAGAAGGCTGTTTCTGAACTTTCAAAGACTACAAGCAATACTTTGGCCCTTATAACCAATTATCTACGTTTCTAAATTAAGCGTTATATTCAACTTCATCTCTTTGCATGTGCATGTGTACGCTTTCGTTTCCTTTCTATATATGTCATATATATTGGACATCGAATAAATTCTAAATTTTTGCTTTGCATGTATAACTTTTTAGAATTACTTGACATGTATTTTTCTTTCTACAATGTGCATTTGAAGTACCAAAACTTTTCAAGAAGATTATTATTTTGCTTTGAAAAAAAGGATTAAAATTTTATGTGTTTTACATGGCAGTCTCAAACGTACTGTTATATGGCAGTGTCAAAATATATATTTAAATTTTTGTGTAACATCCCATTTCTTGTATATAGTGGTGCATTTGTTACTTTATTCGTGTGTTAACATGGCATTGTGTGTTCACATGGCAGGTCTCAAACGTACTTCATTCCTAGCTACTGTTAAATTCGTTATGACACTCATAAAATAATAACAAACGGTGGACTTTTTATGCAATGTCTTCTGAGTGAAAAAAACGCAAGAAAGAGGCATCTTGTTGGGAAAATTATCCAATATCGATGAGATGAAGATGGTATTAGACAACTAGAAAATTTAAGAAGAAGACTCTTAATATTTAGGAAAGGGTTTACTACAAAGATTTTGTTTTTGGAAACTCTCTCTTACAAATATTTTCTCTCTTTGTTTTTCTTGATTCTTGGATGATTACAAATGGTGCTAAGCACCCCTATTTATACAAGTGAAGGAGCACACTCCAACAAGTTCTAGATTTCTCTAAATTATTATTTATTTCAAAATATCTAACTCCATAACTTTCTCTCTTCTTCTACACAATTCTTCTTCTATACTTCTCCACTTTTCTCTAGATGTTTCTTCTTCTTGGACTAAGGCTTGATTATGATTTGATTAGTTTTGGGCTTAAGGAGGGAAATCCAACACCTACAATGGAACGTTACAGAGACAAATCTTGATTGAGATAATGTTACATGCACATGGCCTTTGGGGTAGTAGGTAGAGAGAACAAGCTTATGATTTTACTCATGTCGAATATTTATGGTCTGCCACTGGAATTGGGAGATGTTAAAGGGAACAAAGTAAGCAACTCTGGTTCTGTATACCCTGGTTTAGACCTTGGCGATGGGTGCAAGTAGAAACGTCTCTCCTTAATGGCTTTCTCTTCTTCTTCTTCTGTATCTGGGTCTGCTTTATCCCCTTCTATCAAGGACAGGTTAGAGAGCAATGAAGAAGGGGTGCCCACCGGACTTGCTAAAAGGTTGGTATTACCAGATTTAGATGATGGTGTCGTACCACTGGGCTTAAAGCTCAGAGGAGGTTTGACAATTTCAAGCTTTGGCCTCATCATACATTGCCTTCTCTCATGGAGTTTAGAAGTCGTCGGCTTCTTTTGTTGTGTGGCGGATTTAACCGCTGTTGCTTCTGGTACTGCTGCTGCAGCATTGTTCTCTGATGGACCTGTCAAGCGCTGCACGATTTCTCTGAAAGTGTTGGTGTCTGTGTGGACGAATGTTGTGACGGGCTTGCATGTTGCAACGTTTTGACTTCCTTGGTTATTCATATGTAAGTTTTTCTCTGACAGAACAGGCCTTGATTTACACCTGTTTCTTTTTTGGCCTCTGACCTGTAACATTTGTGCAGATGATTAGAAATATTCGAACGTGTAAGGTGAATTTGAAGAAACTGGACTTATCTAGAGAACCAATGAATTTCAAATATATGCGAGTGATTTCAGGAATGAGGATGATGTAAGGTAAACGTTTCTCAAAAGATCTTCTGAATCATCTTACAAAACAAGCAACTCAAAACAGAAATTAGCTACATATACAAAAGAAGAGGCAGTCGTGTACTCAAACCTTACCATTTTTTAAATAAAAACATTACATTCTTATTATATTTGAAAAAATAAAATTGTTTTTTTCCTGAATTTGCTTTGACTTGTTGTGCACTCAAAAATCTATATCGAAGTTTGGTGCTATTACTAATTGTAGGAATGCAAATGAACAGGGGCTGTCATGTCCTGAATCTGTCTTGTTTCATTATCTTTATGGTGGTTACTTGTTCATATGATGAGGGAACTGGTTATAGAAGTTTTATATACATTTATGATTTGATAGATGACCAAAGCTAATGCCTCATATCCCTTGTGTTCTGCTCTATGAAGGAATCACAATGATGAAAAATAGAAGAAGACCAAAGACATACCTGAAGAGCAAGCCGAGGCAGCTAGTGAAGGCGAATGCTGGTTTCAGAACCCAAAAGAAGATAAAAAGAAAAGACAACAAGAGATAGAGAGAGAAGTCAAAGAAGGTTAAAAGACTGTTGTTGGTCTAATGCTGGTCACAGCTCAGAACTTTGTTCATATACCAGAAAAAAAAGGAGGAAAAAACAAGAAGAATGTGGAGGAAAGAGGAGGAAAAAGACTATTTTATCCTTTTATTTTTAACCGTTTTTGGGTTTGGTCAAACATCAGAATGCCAGATTGTGATGAGTTATTTCATGCTGTCGTGAAGGAATGGAGAAAGCAAGTTCGACAAGGAAGAAAAGTGCATGCCGTTTCGGTTAAGGAGTGTAGGGAGAGAGATAGAGAGACGTCATAGCAAACCTCTCCACCCAATTTATAAAACCAAACAACGGTTTCTATTTTTTTGTTATATTGTTTTTTTTTAATGGGCTGTCTCTGTTGAATGTGCTGAGATATTTAACTGGACTCATAACAGTTTCCTAACTGACACTGTTCTTTGGTTGACTCCTTCCATGGCTATATAAGAACATTAATCACTGGCATGGTCTAATATAGAACCACACAAGCTGTTTTTTGTTTTACCAGCAATCGCTGACCTTAGTTGGTCATATGAATATTTGGAAATATATTAACCGATTCGGAATTTGACTTGATTACAATCATCATAACATGAACATCGCATATCCAGAAACCAACTAACAAAACCGGTTTGGTTATGGTTCAACTCAAAATGCAACCGGACACTGTTTTCACTATAGGGTTGTTTACAGTCGTCTGGATCTTTCAGAAATTACACTGTATAGAAGAGACCAAAGCATTATTGCTCCCTATCTATCTTTATCTCAAGCCTCTGAATAGCCTCTTAATTGTTTTTGTCTACTCTTATTCGACTATAATGCTTATCACTATGCATATAGATCACAAGGGAAATTATACCTCATGATGTAGATCCTACACTACAAATGTATTCATTTTTTGTCTGGTTACGCTAAGGTTGCTCTTTTGCCCTTTGCTTCTTTTGACTACAAGGAAGAAATTTTTTTGGTGTTGTTAGTAATCAATTCATGGGTCTGTATAAAAAGGGAAGAGGAACTAGGGTGGAGAGAGTAGATAAATACCGATTTTCTTGAATCCAGAAACTGGCTATAGATGTCATAAAGCTTTTGCTTCTCGGCTTCAGAAACCGATGGTTTAGTTTTGGAAGCGATCGACTTCAGAAGAGGATCAGTTATCATTGGAGTCGTTCCAGGCTCTGTTCTATCTTCTTTGCTCAGAAACTCGTGAACAGCTGCAAGTTGCGCATCTGAGAGAAGAGCTTGAAGATCAGCTCCACTAAAGCCTTCAGTCATCGCAGCTATAGGATCTAGGTTAACATCATCAGCCATCGGAAGCTGCATAAAAGTGCAAAGATTATTATTATTGTATCATTTTTCATTTGTATTATTTTTATAAATGCCTCAATTAATAGGGGATTCAAGTTTATGGTTGCTCAGAATACGTAACGTGAAGACTTGGGAGGTTTCAGGAAAAAAACAACTAGCAGAAATTATTCAAATGATAGAACTAACCTTTCTAGAGAGAACTGTGAGAATCTCTAATCGCTCTGGTGGGGATGGAAAGTCGCACATAAGAAGACGATCAAGCCGGCCAGGCCTCAGTAGGGCAGGATCAAGCAGATCTGGCCTACTGTTAAATGAGTAAACCAATATAAAAGTCATATATTCATCTTTTGTATGTAATGAAACCATAAAATGAGGACTGAGATAGGCTTCAAAATTAATGGCTATTATCATTACGGAATTACTCTCAAGTCTTAATCCACCCGTTTTCTGTAGATTGTATGAATGCATTGAACACTAAATATAGACGTATTCTGGTGTACATACCTTGTAGCAGCAAATACAAAGACCCCGGTTAGAACTTCAACTCCATCCAGCTCTGTCAAGAACTACGCAAAAGAAAAATATGACATGAGATGTTTGAACTTTTAGGGTTGGTTGAGTATGCACATACTTTTGAAGTAACTTACTTGATTAACAACTCGATCAGTAACCCCGGTGTTGTCATGTCCTCTCTTGGGAGCAATTGAATCGAATTCATCGAAAAAGAGTATGCATGGCGCTGCGGCTGCTGCCTTTGCAAATATATCACGGACCTGAGAGATGGATGTTTGTCGTTATTAGATATATGTGGAACTACTAGGATAACATTCAGGTTTTTTACCTATCTAGTACACAGTAAATACTAAGAAAAACAATTGCCAGGAGAATACAGCAGTAAAGATAAAGCAGGATGATCATCTCAAAAGCATCTTAAAGATGCATAACAAAGAGAGGTGTCATTCTTACAGATTGTTCAGAAGCACCAATGTATTTGTTTAAGAGCTCAGGTCCCTTCACTGAGATAAACCGTAGGGAACACGCTGCTGCAGCTGCACCAACTATGTG
It encodes:
- the LOC106317454 gene encoding 21 kDa protein-like — protein: MLRFVILSLTLVSLINSSNIPKTAATPPSRYQNYKTFVKTACNSTTYPTMCYNSLSSYSSTIKADPIKLCTTSLNVNLKYAKNATLVVSNLLKKAKSTSSPEVPVLKDCVEEMKDTVDELKQAMAELKNLNGGGISKEEHLKNMKTWVSAALTDDTTCTDEFEEEEVNEETKKKVEKAVSELSKTTSNTLALITNYLRF
- the LOC106316505 gene encoding VQ motif-containing protein 31-like isoform X2, producing MNNQGSQNVATCKPVTTFVHTDTNTFREIVQRLTGPSENNAAAAVPEATAVKSATQQKKPTTSKLHERRQCMMRPKLEIVKPPLSFKPSGTTPSSKSGNTNLLASPVGTPSSLLSNLSLIEGDKADPDTEEEEEKAIKERRFYLHPSPRSKPGYTEPELLTLFPLTSPNSSGRP
- the LOC106316505 gene encoding VQ motif-containing protein 31-like isoform X1; this encodes MLQVRGQKRNRCKSRPVLSEKNLHMNNQGSQNVATCKPVTTFVHTDTNTFREIVQRLTGPSENNAAAAVPEATAVKSATQQKKPTTSKLHERRQCMMRPKLEIVKPPLSFKPSGTTPSSKSGNTNLLASPVGTPSSLLSNLSLIEGDKADPDTEEEEEKAIKERRFYLHPSPRSKPGYTEPELLTLFPLTSPNSSGRP